The sequence GTTGAATACTACTCAAATCCAAACCTCCTCAACCACCACTCCTGCTATTTCAATCTCAGTTCCTCCATTTATTGGCGAATTATATGACGATATTTGGATATTTGCTTTCGGCTAATAGTCTGTCTCACTTATGGTCAGGGCATGATATGTCTGAAATCAACCCATACTCGGACTGGTCTTTTCTTCGCCAAAGCCGGAACCAACCTGGACTGGACCCGGTGAATTTCCCGGAATTGTTTGCCGCATATATACTTCCCGGTTAAGCATATCCATTTTCTGCTTGACAGCAAATTGTCGATTATTTATTTTTTGCCAATTCAATACGGAGATATGAAAAGTGCCGAAAATCCGAGTCCTCCTGATAGAGGACAATCGACTTTTGCGAGAGGGTATCACCGTCATGCTGAACGAGCAGCCGGATATCAAAGTCGAATCGGCCACCGGCAATGGTGACGCCCTGGCAAAGGCCAGGAAGATCAGGCCGCAGGTGGTCCTTCTTGATCTGGGATTGAGGAGCCAGAATAGCCTGCGCGTCGCGGAACTTATCAAAAAGGATTATCCAAAGGCTGAGATCGTGGTTATGGATCTTATCCCGGTCCAGACCGAAGTCGTCGAATTCGTCAAGGCGGGTGTGGCCGGTTTCATCCTCAAGGATGCCACTATTGATGACTTTTTACATACCATCCGATCGGTCGCGGAAGGTAAGAAAGTGTTACCGCCATCCCTGACCGGATCGCTGTTTTCCCAGATCGTGGAGTACGCCGTCAAAAGCGGTAAAGCAGATCGATTGATGAAATCGGTCAGGTTAACCAAGCGGGAACATGAGGTGGTTAATCTCATCGCGAGGGGCAT comes from Candidatus Zixiibacteriota bacterium and encodes:
- a CDS encoding response regulator transcription factor — protein: MPKIRVLLIEDNRLLREGITVMLNEQPDIKVESATGNGDALAKARKIRPQVVLLDLGLRSQNSLRVAELIKKDYPKAEIVVMDLIPVQTEVVEFVKAGVAGFILKDATIDDFLHTIRSVAEGKKVLPPSLTGSLFSQIVEYAVKSGKADRLMKSVRLTKREHEVVNLIARGMSNKEIATELNIALHTVKSHVHNVLDKLALHTRLELASFALTEGMVRKSRNSNSKIKSKHLNPKD